The DNA sequence AACCGTATATATTCGTACATTTATGGACCAAAATCTGGGATCAAAAAACAGAACTAATGGCAACAGTAAATCTTAcgcttatttttttagtattacaCATCAAAACATCAGTATTTCTCTGCCACAGGTCTAGATGGAAAAAGCCTCAAAAGAAAAGCCATCAATGACCAGAGGCATACCAAACCAAGGACTTGGAAGGTTACAACCATTGAAAACAAAGCACCACTTCTTTCCATCACTTCTGGGGATCCCAACGGAATATCTTTCAAGGCAAACAACAATTTCTCTATGAAAAAGGTGGCTCTTGTCAACTGATATAGTCTATATACCTGCACATTCAATTCCATCATCAAATTCTGCACTCGATTCAAACcagaaaaaactaattaaaaaacttCAACCGGAAGTTATTTACCGACCTCGAAAATTATTGGAACAAGTGGCCAACAAGATGATCCGCGCTTGTCAAGGCTTAGTTCAAAAACATACTGAGCAGCGCAGCCAACTAGAAAAGGAAGCACCGCAACCAAAGCTGGGAAACCAATTACTGGCCAGGTTACATAGACAGCAAACATGGGTGCCATAACCTTGAAGCCCATTGTAAAGAAAGAAGTTGTTAAGTATCCCCTAAGGCCTGTGATGAGACCCCACCTCTTGGGACTGAACTGTAAATATGGTCTTTGGACATGGTGGGTTACAAGAAGAAATATTGCAACGCCAATATAAAATGCAGCTTCAAATACCAACGAGCTCACTATTTCTGCAATGCCAGTAAAAA is a window from the Cannabis sativa cultivar Pink pepper isolate KNU-18-1 chromosome 1, ASM2916894v1, whole genome shotgun sequence genome containing:
- the LOC115703748 gene encoding uncharacterized protein LOC115703748 — encoded protein: MMLQSICLGFSPPKLGVPFRGVSNVSGKDVGFRNQRLLFGTTPRCSKRFEKLTSLPSFKKGGFVCKCNAKLENSGNENSRLPIVRYEGVEPFRGKSGSVSFHGLTHQLVEESKLVSAPFNEEKGSFLWVLAPLAIISSLILPQFFGGAIEAFLKEDILVEIVSSLVFEAAFYIGVAIFLLVTHHVQRPYLQFSPKRWGLITGLRGYLTTSFFTMGFKVMAPMFAVYVTWPVIGFPALVAVLPFLVGCAAQYVFELSLDKRGSSCWPLVPIIFEVYRLYQLTRATFFIEKLLFALKDIPLGSPEVMERSGALFSMVVTFQVLGLVCLWSLMAFLLRLFPSRPVAEKY